In Labrus bergylta chromosome 5, fLabBer1.1, whole genome shotgun sequence, the genomic window ATGGTTTCATTTGGATCCTTAATCTTATTACTTAGAGGAACTTAAGCTGTGCTCAGTCCAAAACTGCCTGAATCAGCTTTTCACTGTCACGGCCCAGACTGCCCTGAATCATCGCCACAGACAGAACTCATACTGTGTCAGCTTAACTTCTCAAATATGCTCATATATTTGACTGACcatcagacaaacagacagatggatggatcaGAGACAGTGTTAGAAAGATAAGATAGATATTTAAGCatgtgctgccctctgctggatgtCATTACAAATATATTACACCTTTTTATCCTACAACGCTGTAGTTGGTTGACATATACAATGCTAAAGTGACATTGATAACAAAGTATAGGTGAGGCAAGGCATTACTTTTAATAAATTTAAAGTCTCCCATACAAGTGCAAAAATTACCATTCTGAGTCATATTATGCCAAAAAGAGCCACATTTGTCTTGTTATTCAAGACTCAAGACTGAATAAAAAGTGGTTCTTTTTGGACAACAGAAATCccacagtaaaataaaaaataaattaaataaaaaaataaaaaaacacaaattcacatCAAGACGAATGGAATTATGAATTATCCCATTTTTCAAGAAACATCTCTGAAAGCATCAGCATGTGAAGTTCTCATGGACTTTCAGTCTAAATCTCAGCAAGTCCTTGCTGATAATCAATacaattgttttattaaaaaaacattttttatgtcttctgtttgtttctttaaaaaaaatacaaaaataataccATTATAAAATTCCCTCTTCTGAGATGATCTACTAGAATGTAAGACATTTTTTACCTCCGGCCAGTCCTCTGTCATTCTCATCTTTAACTGCACATTAATGAGATGGCACTTAGGAATCCACTTTCACACTTTTTTCCACATCCAACATTGAGGCCAGAGATAAGCTTAAATAAAGGACACAGTGTTTCGGACACACAGCTGAGGTCACTGTTGTTCCTTAGAGACACAACGGAAACCAAGATTAGAGGCAGAGCTGTCCGGAGTGTTTTGGCTTCGGGCTGCACACCTGTATCTGTAACAGTAAGactggagaagaggaagaggggggaaCATACTGTTAATACATCAATTGTCTTAACTGTGCTTGAAAGcataaaaaatcaaaaactatAAAGACTAATACTCAGTAACTTCCTATTGTAGTCACAACtttatttcagtttctttttttgctcattCTGTACTGAGCATGTTTGTATGCATTCATTAAGCATTTCTAACTGTCATCCTCCCTCCAATCACATGGgttattcaaatgaaacaagCAGATCTCTGTGCTCAGGACTTGTATAGCATGCATTCGGTCACATTCCCATGGCAACAAATGCTGGTGGCAGGCAAACTGAAATGGTCACCAGTGGGCGGTAAAAATAGTGTAGCACATAAAGTAAATGCACCACATGCATTAGTATGAGCACTATACTGTGTCAGGCTGCTGTGCCTGCACTAACAACAGGTGGAAAGTAACAACAAGCTCTACTGCAtcctttgtaaatgtttttgtcagaGCGTGTGTTGCCTTTTGTTGCTTTGGTTCAATACATActacaaaaatgtttaaatttagTCAGAaccatttcatttaaattgttGCACAAAAGACCTATATGCATACAATAGTCTCACTGCCTGCCAAGTGAGCTATTTTAGCCTGAAATGTTTGCTGCAATGAGGATGTCAGAACGGAATGGCTTAAAAGATGgccacttttttttctgcaagagATTGAAAAGAAACTGTCATTGATTTAATTCTCAATATTCTGTCTAGGGTCCTAAACTGCGTATTATTTGGTTTCtggtctttttttgtgtgctaaATAATGGTGTCTTGTAAGCCTGTTTTAGGcatattattaataaataattacaataatgaaaacaactaaaaaaaatatgtcacaAAAAATTCAGactgcaattttttttcaagGTTTCAATCAACTGATTCAATACAGCAATTACAATGTAGTAGCAGGGGTCTCATTTACCTTGTGACACATGTATGATCCTCCCTTCTTCACCTTGTCTGTGCCTGATGGAGGACCAGTCTGAAACAGAAATATGATGAAacatcaggggaaaaaaagaaacctaaTTAAACACAAAAGCTTAAAGATAATGTCTTCTTACTGGGTTTTGTTGGTGGTCAGTGGTATGAATCACAGTCCACCAGTCTGAGGTCCATTCCCACACATTACCCACCATGTCATACAGACCAAAACTATTAGCAGGAAAGGACATCACCTGCAGGGTACAGTGAGAATGGTGTCATATAAAAACAGTTCTGATAAAGAACTATATTGATACAAACCAGTTTTTGCTCAAATAGATATATAGAAGTATGGGAGTTGGTATTATTTTAGCTGACAGAAtcacaaaaatacaatttccCTCAGCAAGCTCACACCTTCAAGAATGATGTGCATACCCTCCTGATTGATAATTCTATATTTGCTCTTAAAGTCCACCATTGTACAGAACAAAATTAATACCATCCAATTATTATTCATCTGATATCTGGTAGCTGCAGTTGTGACTTTATCAACTTCAGAGGCAAGCTTTTATCTCAGGCACCTTTCATTTCCTGTAGACTCTGTAGGCAGCATCTTGATTATAATTCAGTTTCCAGTTTCACATCAATGGCTCAAGAATAGCTGAAGGGTCTTTATTGCAACAACTGAAGTAAGTCTACATCTTTCCCTCTGGGTCCTACCGGTGAGGTTTTGTTGTATCCATCGTCCCCAGAGTTGTTGTTGGGGAAATCTCCCTGCCAGAGGTTGGCATAGTGTTCTCCTTTCGGGTACAACTTGTTTCCCCAGGGGTATAGTCTACATGAAGAGGAAGTACATCATGATATTCCACATgcgatgaaggccacaagcacACAAGAGAATTATTTTATAGTGGCatatcatatacagtatgtatctTACCTGTCTTTGAGGCCGCCTCTGCAGGCGTACTCCCACTCTGCCTCTGTGGGAAGCCTCTTGTTGGCCCAGGAGCAGTAGGCAACAGCATCCTCCCAGGACACATGGAGAACAGGATGGTCCAGCCtacaaacaaaacaggtttttaaattattactcggcttgattttttttttcagtttgggTCAGCCAAACCATATTCAGTGAAGCCTGACAGAAATCCTCCTTTTAGATTCAAAAATAGGATTAAATGTTTGCAAGTCTGTAAAATCATAAttctttaattttgttttaattgtgtctGGAAGTAGAGCTGTATCTACATGCTTCAAGTGAATAAAGTATGACAAAAAGAAGTGAATTTTACTCCGTCACTCACATAGGACACTGTGTTCATATTTTAAGACAAAGTTAAATAATGTTAGCTTTTAATTCAAATATATTCTTGAAAATATCATGGGGTTTCCTGTGTAGAAAGAGTATCTTCTGACCTGTCAGCTGAAGTTGAGTCTGGACCTTCTGGGTGCTTCCAGTCAGCTCCTTTGACTGGtagccaccagggggcagcagcAACCTGGTTCaacagtgacagcagcagtggtTAGTGACTGATATACGTATTATCTCTGTtgtaattgttgttttcttttctctaacAATCACACTTCAATGTCTATCTAGAATCTTCATTTTTGTACAGAATTGTATTGCTCTAACGTTCTCCAGTGTTGCTGACCTAATGGGTACAGAGCACCTCCTCAGCCGTAGGATCAGGCTGCACATGACAGCTGAGATGAAGCAGCTAATTCCTTGCTGTCTGGCTTTCGTCTACAGGAGGCCTGCTGTGCTCAGGCCTCTTCTAACCAATCTGTGAACCTTCTCAAAACTCTTAAATAAGAGCCTGAAGCCAAAGTATGTGCAACCCAGGGCGGGTACTTTGAAAGCCCTCCAGGTTGAGGCTTAGTGCACATCAACTGTTCTTGATATATTCAGGAGCATTATAGTTGgaaaaacaccaaaatattATGACATTATAGagatttaacattttctttcacattataattttaatgaacaataaaacatgttttttcttcttttttttggaaaatCACTGCCATGTTTACATATTTACCAATAGGCAGGAAACATAACATTGTGCTTTAAGCACTTCTGCAACAGAGCAAATCTGACATAACTCCAATTTCTTCAGTACTAATACTTGAAATTTGTGATATAATTAAACAAACCATAGTATTAAAAAtaactgttttgaaataaaacacttctGGCAGTCTATAAGACGATGTGAAGATAACTACATGAACCTGttacaggaaacatttttaaatgcagtaGTTGTCCGAACTAGCAGTCAGTATTTTTCCCCAGACAATGTGTAATTTGTATCTATTAAATAGACGTGACAATACCAATGCTACATACTCATTTAGCATTAGAAACTGAGTTGTAAAGGTCATTTAACGATTGAAAAGTCATACTTACTGCTTGGGCAATTTGGTCTTTGACACTGTCACTCAAAAGTCCCTCGAATACAAACGAGTCTTTAAATATCTCGGCCTTtaagaatgaaaacatgaagaagtaaaaacatttaaataaccaTTGGCAAATATTTGCTTTTTATACTGGGTTTTTATGGAAGTGATATATTCAACACAATtttaacaaatgaaaaacagcttATGATATACATGTATTCAATTGATTCTCAACCATGACATTTTAATTCTATAATTTAAAGGTagcatattatgctttttctggttttatatgcccttcagtgtgttttccaaatgtcctgtgcatgtttaggtacatctatgtgcaaaaattcaaagtccgcggaaacgcggcttctcctacgtcctcctgttagctgtagcattagctgcatgtaacgctcagttctagcccccctcgataaaaatttgtcagtccgacgtcattgtcactGTGAGATCACtgaagtccattggctcgttgtggtaagccctgcagctcatgttgaaatttaacaagaagcgtgctgagcaactgaccaataacgacagagctgatcggcagaccaatcagagcagacttggcccacgtggggtctaacagtgtgggctcaacagagtgcagctgatggactcagagcggagagggagcaaggaggagcagttcatgaaaacagacacttttaggactttagctattgtgaacgtacaaaagtagatacatagattaaatatacgaaccccaaaaagggcaaaatatgATCTCTTTAAGGGATTGGcctagatatttaaaaaatatgtatatagaTTTGATCATTTTCACCATAATTTGGACAAATAATCTGAAAGACGCACAGAGTCTTAATGTCAAAGGGGCATGGTCATATTATTGCAGGACAataaagatacagaaaacaatACAGCACGAACAAATTCTACAAGAGCCTAGTaacataaatttaaaaaacagacagattataaaaaaaaatatatatatatatatgtgtgtgtgtgtgtgtgtgtgtgtgtgtgtaacatgccATAGAACATGCCAAGAAACAGGTGCAAATTGATGTCAGAGTTGTAGCTATTGACCAAAGGATGTGTAAAACGTTCACTACAGAATTAACAGACATGATATATTCCTTAACACGTGTGTTATTACAATATAATGTGGAGACTTTATGATAATGTTACATGTTGAATTAGTATTTTAGCTAAGATAAAGTGATTATTCTGGGGACGCCGGTAGCCTAGGGGTTAGTGCGCGACTGTACGtgccccatgtaaggaggctgtgGTCCACCAAGCGAGAGGCCTTAgttccggcctgtggctcctgtcctgCATGTCGTTCACCACTctctttctgactctatccactgtcctatctcaaataaaggcataaaaagcccaaaaattaatcattccaaaaaaaaaaaaagatgaagtgaTCATTCATACCTGAGTTTCATATTCTCTGGCCTCAACAAAGTTCTGAAAGTGTCTGTTAGTAACTTCATGGATGTCCATGTAGAAGGAGTCCACATACACCAGTCTCTGAGGGCCCTCCCCATCAGCAGGGATGCCTGGGTCGTCCGTTCCCATCAGGAACTCTCCTCCAGGAATCAGCACCATCTGTATGAAAGGTATAACAGACAAGCAGCCCTTTTGATCAGGTCCCAGAATGACTTATTCTAAGTACAGAGATAGATTTGGGTAGGCTGAACAAGCTTCAATTAACGCCGCAAACACAAGGGAAAACCCTACAGCAATAAAAGGAACAAATAATTATAGATCCAACATATCATATTATAAACAGAAACCAGGTACAGGAGTTAACTTCactgaaatgtttaaatcctgactgtgttgttttaccttttcTAACCAAACAAACATGACCACTGATTTGAAGTCCTAGAATCACACGTTTTCTTCAAATAGACAGATAGCCTACAGGTCTAAATAGTAGCAACCAAAATTCCACTTTCAGTATCTTTCTCAGACAATATAGCCAAACCAACCTGTGGTAAAGAGTGGTCTTATCATTTTATCACACTTCCCTCTTGTGCCTTCCTATGAGCTGAAGGGAAACTGCGCATTACCCGAGAAAGTTTCAGTTTCAGAAGGACACGTAGCATGAATTACAAATTAGACCCAAACAAAAAAGGATTTAGAGTGGACTATCAGGTATCCAAACATCCTTtataacacaaaaatacaaccaCTCATGTTTACTTTATCTGATATTGTTTGAATGGTACCGTCACATCCACTCATACTTTCAGCTCAAATAAGAGGAAAACTGGCGGTGATTTAATGGCTTTTTGCTTCTATTCCCATGTATTCAGTCCTGTTTGGATGGTACAACAGACTGAACAATGAGAGCAGCGATATCTTTACCTGACTTTGAATTGTCTTCCCATTCCCCCGTGCCTCATACAGTCTCTCATTGGCGCCTTGGGAGTATTTGTGGGCTGCTGCCTCCGTCTTCTCCTCCGCCGGCCGCTCAGCAGCTGCTctgctcagcttgtcacagccgcAGCTCGACCCTGCCTGCTGGGCTGCagattcacacaaacacacacaaccaaaaaCGAAGAGAAACGCCAAACTACTACGCACCATTCTCGCGGTACACGGCTCGGTCGGCTCACTCTCCGCTCATGTTGTTGTCACTTTCACTTCCGCAAAGTCACGTGGTCAGTCAGCTGGGGGCACTGTAACAAAAGTTGACTCTTTCGTGCCCGACTAGCCTActgcattttttattaaaatataggCTACttaaataatgacaataaagtgaCTTCAATTAGCCTACATTggattactttttattttttatttttttacagccaaTGGAATTATTCACTCGAAAACTGAAAAAGTAGCCTAACAGGCCTACACAAAAGAAGGGGGTGCTGTTGGCAGCTTTTGTCagataaattttttttttttttgctcacctTATCAGTCAAGTCTTAACAGTGGGCGAGATAATATAATTCAGATTTTCCTTACTGGAGGGATGTCACTACATGGACATCATTTCCCAGCTTTTATCACTACCACCGCCTGagacgaggaagaagaagacgaggaagaagTGGCAGTGAGCCAGGCAGCTCAACCAACCAGTGTGCTGCCTTGCCTCAGTGAACGCAGCCCCGGAGCACCAAGAGGCGCAGAGAGGTGCGAcagctgtcaaaaaaaaaaaaaaagagacataaacAGGATTATTAGAGTCGCCGACGGCTGAAGCTCGCCCTCGGCCCGTCGGAAGAAGGAAAGCCGCAGTCATGCTCTCctagctgctgcagagagagctgaacaccgcagCGTTTATCACAGTCGAGGTAAAGTTGCGCGCACAACTTGTTCACTTCACCCatcctcctcttttcctttttctgtcttctcgCAAGggagaaaatgtttgctttgcTCGTCTTTAATAGTTTAGAAAAATGCGCGTTGTTCATGAGCAGAGCTTGTGATGCCTTCAGTGACACtctacaacccccccccccccaaaaaaacaaaaaaacccggCAAGACAGTGAGCATGATGATTATTTCGGTTTGCGGTGAAACAGTGTGATTGCGGATGGCGACTGAAAATGACAGTTTTCGACTCGTTTACTCAAGTTCCATGTGTTAAAAGTGTTCAGAAAAGCGTCCATGTAGGCAGTTTAGACtatagcagaaaaaaaaaaaagtcttcatgtATGTCTTTGGATTAGGCTTCCCACAAACAATATTCAGTCAAAGCCCGttagtttattttccatcattaaTCGACCTAAGGGAGAGGCAGTGCTTCAAAAGCAGGCAGATAAACTGAGTGAAGTGGACCAGCATTGCTTACACACAGACCCAGCCTTGGCACAGATGACCTGTTGCAGGTGCACAAACCTTCCTTGTAGCTGAATCATTAACTGTCCAGTCGAAAGctacaaaacaaacaggttaCAGTTTCATCAACCAAAATATTTCCCTGCTGCTTGTATGCAAATCCAAGGTAACAGACAGATATAGTCTCAGTGTATAGTGTAGTCCTCTCAGGGGAGGGGGAAGCctcgcttttaaaaaaaaaagtgacacttcACATAACTAGGTACTCTGTAGCTGCAATAATTTCACATTAAGTGCCAGATGAATCcccaaataattattttatagATTAAGTTAAACATGATAATTCAAATTAGGATTCTTCATACGCTCTTTAAACGTTTGGCATTataacattacatttattttttcgcATAAGCAACTCAGTTTGAACCCTTTTCTCTGCTGTAGGTGTCCTCTTCCTGTGTCAACATGTCGGATAAGATGTCCAGCTTCCTGCATATTGGGGACATCTGCTCCCTGTATGCAGAGGGATCCACCAACGGTTTCATCAGCACCCTGGGGTACGTGCATCCATCTCATTGGCTGAACATATCGTGTGTGTTGTCCTGCTTCACACTTCTATCTACCACAAGTTGGGAAGAATTTAGAAGGGGGGGGAAGTCACACTAGTACTGGCAactttttgtaaacatttttccAAAGTTTCCATGAATTCATGGCAAATTGGGACTAAAGTAAtgaagaggaaaacaacaacatccttGCAGTTTATCTGAATCATCAAAGCTCTGGGAACAGTTTGAGGCCGTTTGAACTGGTCCTCCTGTGGCCATGGCTGACCCTACCACTGATAGTGCCGGAAGAAATGGAAATGTAGGGGCAGGGAAACGCACAGATAATGAcaagtgtgtatgtttgtgagAGTGTGGCAGGAGTGGGTGTGGAGTGCTCAACAACAATATTGGTTAAACTGCTTGCAAGCGTCTCATTCACCCACACAGTCACGGTTatattttgttgtatttcttcATCAGTTGTACCTCATATTTGGAGTCAAGTATGAGCTGATTTTTAGGAGTAAAATGATCCTGTACTCTTTGTGTAGGGATTGAAAAATAGCCCTAGGAATTGATGTGTTGGCTTTCATATCACAGAAGAAGCTTGTTGCATTTGACCTTTGAAAATCCTCTTTTGCTCAAAATGTAGAGAGCAAAAGAGTTATCGTacatgaatgttttgttttgttgtcacaAGAGGATATCTAGCATCAGTAATGCTGTCAGTACTGTCACTGTCCAGGACCTCCACCCCTGCTCATAAAAAATGGAATGACCTGCAGCAAAGACTGAGTCACTGTACAGACATTGTGGCCTTTTCTCGAGTTCCAGttcttcccacacacacacagacacacacacacacacacgcgccacacacatacacagacacacacacacacacacacattcacactcacacacgaaCATACAAGTGCATGTATTCACTAAACTGTCATGACAGTTTTGGAAGGAAGCCATATTCTCCACGCACAACCTACAACTCAGCAGCCTTCTCCAGATCCTCTACCCTCAGAGGAAGAAACTATACTGAGAATATTGAGGGGAGAGAAACTCTTTGAGCATTATAACATCTCCAGCTGAGCAGCATTCCCTTCCACTGTTTGGTAACAGGAGAGGGGGTCCATTAGCAAATCAAAGGTTAACAATGTGAAAAATGCTGCTTTGCACTTCAGTAGGACCTGTCCTGTTTGCTCAAATGTGTAACTACTAACTAGTGTTAATGAATGACCTGTCCTGCAATGATCAACAagttatgtgtgtatttttcaaacatgcagatgattatacacacacacactgtttagtatctactaagCACATACAAATAGtgaattttttttcttattctaaGTCTTTCCTCGAGGTGTCCAGACTGGACAAGCAGACAGGTCTGTTTGGACAACTGTACACATTCCCCAGGAAAAGGACTGAAATGGATGTGGGATTTGGCTTGTGTCCAGACAAGTGTTATTTTAACTTGTAAAAGCTAAGCATGTCACCAGAGAGTCCAGCCTGCCCACATGCAGGTCATCTAATCCAGAATGATTTCATTATTGTGGAGGGTGGGGGACAAAAATGTGAGAACTCTCAATATGAATGGGATATGTCAAGGTATTGTGTATTCAGCTGTCTTTTTGGTAACCCCTTGGATGGCGGTTACTACTTAACACACTCTCAGGGCTCAGAGAGATACATACCCCTCGTTTAGATACATAAGGTAAACTAGCAATACATTTCCATAAATCAAAACAGTTTGGTACTTTATCAAGCAAATATAACAAACATGAAATGCTTCCAGCTTTCCAAATGTTAAGATCACAGCTTTCTTAAAATAGAGATAGGACGGACTCAATTTGATATCGGTATCTGATCCGATATTGACGTTATACATATTGGATATCAGACGACTGACGGTGCACATCCACGTCACTGATCAAGAAAGATCTTTGGGCACAAATTGTCATTCTCGCACTGTCTcgctttgaagacattcagactgaactgtgagCGCTCACAAATCGTCTCCAGCTGGACGTTCAGACGAAATTATAAAAAAAGTATCATTTTTGCACTTCAGTTTAAGAAGATTGAATatgaaaacctgacagttgttgctgctacCTGCTTGTATGTGCAGCCAGCTCaaagtttaaatacatttctttggattgattttattttcatgcatttttattatttatttatttttgctctttCAATAAGAAATGCAATGCTGGGTTTCCTATAGCTTTGTGTAGTCTTACATATAATACTAACAACAAccaaaacacttttaatgtatCAGATCAAAACTGAAAAAGAGCGGATCAGTGCATCTCTATCTTTAATAAATCTTGTGTTACtacaaatgaaataatgttgtagtttgaatattttaaaagcGCAATTTTTACAATTTGTTGACACAAAAAGTACTgcattcaactttaaaaaaaataaatccataaaTAAAGGCTACAGCTTAAAcctattttcttttatctctggATAGTTTCCtgattattttctgtgtgtagCCGATTCATATTTTTG contains:
- the sumf1 gene encoding formylglycine-generating enzyme; protein product: MVRSSLAFLFVFGCVCLCESAAQQAGSSCGCDKLSRAAAERPAEEKTEAAAHKYSQGANERLYEARGNGKTIQSQMVLIPGGEFLMGTDDPGIPADGEGPQRLVYVDSFYMDIHEVTNRHFQNFVEAREYETQAEIFKDSFVFEGLLSDSVKDQIAQAVAAAPWWLPVKGADWKHPEGPDSTSADRLDHPVLHVSWEDAVAYCSWANKRLPTEAEWEYACRGGLKDRLYPWGNKLYPKGEHYANLWQGDFPNNNSGDDGYNKTSPVMSFPANSFGLYDMVGNVWEWTSDWWTVIHTTDHQQNPTGPPSGTDKVKKGGSYMCHKSYCYRYRCAARSQNTPDSSASNLGFRCVSKEQQ